One Corvus moneduloides isolate bCorMon1 chromosome Z, bCorMon1.pri, whole genome shotgun sequence genomic window carries:
- the UGCG gene encoding ceramide glucosyltransferase: MAVLALASEGLAIFGLILFVVLWLMHFMSIIYTRLHLNKKATDKQPYSKLPGVSLLKPLKGVDPNLINNLETFFELDYPKYEVLLCVQDHDDPAIDVCKKLLGKYPNVDARLFIGGKKVGINPKINNLMPGYEVAKYDLIWICDSGIRVTPDTLTDMANQMTEKVGLVHGLPYVADRQGFAATLEQVYFGTSHPRSYISANLTGFKCVTGMSCLMRKDVLDQAGGLIAFAQYIAEDYFMAKAIADRGWKFAMATQVAMQNSGSYSISQFQSRMIRWAKLRINMLPATIICEPISECFVASLVIGWAAHHVFRWDIMVFFMCHCLAWFIFDYIQLKGVQGGALCFSKLDYAVAWFIRESMTIYIFLSALWDPTISWRTGRYRLRCGGTAEEIIDV; this comes from the exons ATGGCGGTGCTGGCCCTGGCCTCGGAGGGGCTCGCCATCTTCGGGCTCATCCTCTTCGTCGTGCTCTGGCTCATGCACTTCATGTCCATCATCTACAC ACGCCTCCACCTCAATAAGAAAGCCACGGACAAACAGCCATATAGCAAGCTTCCTGGTGTTTCACTTCTAAAGCCGTTAAAAGGCGTGGATCCTAACCTGATCAACAACCTAGAAACCTTCTTTGAGCTGGATTATCCAAAA tATGAAGTACTGCTCTGTGTACAAGATCATGATGATCCAGCTATTGATGTGTGCAAAAAGCTCCTTGGCAAATACCCAAATGTTGATGCTAGACTGTTTATAG gTGGCAAGAAAGTTGGCATCAACCCCAAGATTAATAACTTAATGCCTGGCTATGAAGTTGCCAAATATGATCTCATATGGATTTGTGATAGTGGAATCAGAG TAACGCCAGACACACTGACAGATATGGCCAATCAAATGACTGAAAAAGTGGGCTTGGTCCATGGGCTTCCCTATGTTGCAGACAGGCAGGGTTTTGCTGCTACTCTTGAACAG GTCTATTTTGGAACTTCACATCCAAGGTCATATATTTCAGCCAACTTAACTGGCTTTAAGTGCGTAACAGGAATGTCATGCTTGATGAGGAAGGACGTCTTGGACCAAGCTGGAGGACTGATAGCTTTTGCACAGTATATTGCTGAAGATTACTTTATGGCCAAAGCTATAGCTGACCG GGGCTGGAAATTTGCGATGGCCACGCAAGTTGCAATGCAAAACTCTGGTTCATATTCTATTTCTCAGTTTCAGTCCAGAATGATCAG GTGGGCCAAACTACGAATTAATATGTTGCCTGCCACAATAATTTGTGAGCCAATCTCAGAGTGCTTTGTTGCCAGTCTAGTTATTGGATGGGCAGCTCATCATGTGTTTAGATGGGATATAATGGTATTTTTCATGTGTCACTGCTTGGCATGGTTTATATTTGACTACATTCAACTAAAAGGTGTTCAG gGTGGTGCTCTGTGTTTTTCAAAACTTGATTATGCAGTAGCTTGGTTCATCAGAGAATCCATGACAATTTATATTTTCCTATCTGCTTTGTGGGACCCCACTATTAGCTGGAGGACAGGACGGTACCGATTACGTTGTGGAGgcactgcagaagaaattattGATGTATAG